In one Nicotiana tomentosiformis chromosome 6, ASM39032v3, whole genome shotgun sequence genomic region, the following are encoded:
- the LOC104107015 gene encoding suppressor protein SRP40-like isoform X2, which translates to MLDVNSGFYKNKGSNEELNGGGGAPGQGMHVANERGRLMEKLVIKPRGEEEEEEENGGCTNNYSDFDSLSNSPTSDTSSLLERNDSGTNFTGGSSRSSSSSSSTGGCCSESMSEEDNEGDDGCLDDWEAVADALAATDKKQQQLSSSLDSAPERDENVVHMSSPKDPDRHESGLDMSKQKPREPRSPVSFRAWRPDDAFRPQSLPNLSKQYTFPMNLGRHYRGGSVWGCKSLSIPTSCPICCEDLDLTDTSFLPCPCGFRLCLFCHKRILEEDGRCPGCRKQYKHA; encoded by the exons CTCGACGTGAACAGTGGCTTTTACAAG AATAAAGGCTCCAATGAGGAATTGAATGGTGGGGGAGGGGCTCCTGGCCAGGGGATGCACGTTGCTAATGAGAGGGGCCGATTGATGGAGAAGTTAGTGATAAAGCccagaggagaagaagaagaagaagaagagaatggAGGTTGCACAAACAACTACAGTGATTTTGACTCGCTTTCTAATAGCCCCACCAGCGACACTAGTAGCTTGTTGGAAAGGAATGATTCCGGGACCAATTTCACAGGTGGCAGCAGCAGAAGCAGTAGCAGCAGTAGTAGCACTGGCGGGTGTTGTTCTGAGAGTATGAGTGAGGAAGATAATGAAGGGGACGATGGCTGCTTGGATGATTGGGAAGCTGTTGCTGATGCTTTAGCTGCCACTGATAAGAAGCAGCAGCAGCTTAGCTCTAGCTTGGATTCAGCTCCAGAGAGGGATGAGAATGTGGTGCATATGAGTTCTCCAAAAGATCCTGATCGGCATGAATCGGGGCTGGATATGTCAAAGCAGAAGCCCAGGGAACCTAGATCTCCGGTCAGCTTTCGAGCGTGGAGGCCTGATGATGCATTCCGTCCACAAAGTCTTCCTAATTTATCGAAACAGTATACTTTCCCTATGAATTTGGGGCGGCATTACCGGGGAGGCTCTGTATGGGGATGTAAAAGTTTATCAATACCCACATCATGTCCTATATGCTGTGAGGATTTGGATCTTACAGACACAAGCTTTCTTCCTTGTCCTTGCGGGTTTAGGCTTTGTCTCTTTTGTCACAAGAGGATTCTTGAGGAGGATGGGCGGTGTCCAGGTTGCAGGAAGCAGTATAAACATGCTTGA
- the LOC104107014 gene encoding protein EDS1L-like: MVRIEEGREVKDELIKKACKLAMEAHSLSSGKPYIYKKKSGSMDIFFAFAGTWSVDGWYSSTSFGETKIKIALFPSLKSVGTDEVAMVNEAFSSRFEDILNKSSLKNEVEKAMSDGKQIVFAGHSSGGPIAILAALWCLEHCRKRPNDNLVYPYCITFGSPLVGDRIWSHALRRENWARYFIHFVMKYDIVPRMMLAPLSSFQEWLQAIFAFINPKSPYYQHEANVRSSDASKNFFMTVMRSASSVASYVACNLKGCTNLLLEAVSNIVQLSPYRPFGTYIFCTGNGKLVVIENPDAVLQLLFYCAQMSSETEGEVVVARSLNEHLLYRNEMQESLEMQDVVHLKNLTDIPLSSIAIALASDEVVTMNSALNDLGLSTRARLCLRAAGEWEKQKRKNEEKIDGKKKSTKELLSKIQEYQTKCDIQKVGYYDAFKLQETIDDFNANVKRLELAGIWDEIIEMLKRYELPDSFEGRKEWIQLGTQFRGQVEPLDIANYYRHLKNEDTGPYMIRARPKRYRFTQRWLEHAERVQTGERSESCFWAEVEELRNKPFMEVQNRILSLETNARGWFQSGLLGNDVFFPESTFTKWWKTLPTQHRLTSWISGQINS, from the exons ATGGTGAGAATTGAAGAGGGCAGAGAAGTCAAAGATGAGCTGATCAAGAAAGCTTGTAAGTTAGCAATGGAAGCTCACAGTTTGTCTTCTGGGAAGCCTTATATTTACAAGAAAAAAAGTGGGTCGATGGATATTTTTTTTGCTTTTGCTGGAACTTGGTCTGTTGATGGTTGGTACAGTAGCACTTCTTTTGGAGAGACAAAGATTAAAATTGCTTTGTTTCCATCTTTGAAAAGTGTTGGCACAGATGAGGTAGCTATGGTGAATGAAGCATTTTCCAGCAGATTTGAAGACATATTAAACAAATCTTCTCTTAAAAATGAG GTGGAGAAGGCGATGTCAGATGGAAAACAGATAGTGTTTGCAGGGCACTCGTCAGGTGGCCCTATTGCTATTTTGGCAGCCCTATGGTGTCTGGAACATTGTCGCAAAAGACCAAATGACAACCTAGTTTATCCATACTGTATAACATTTGGATCCCCTCTTGTTGGTGACAGAATATGGTCTCATGCCCTCAGGCGTGAAAACTGGGCTCGTTACTTCATACATTTTGTCATGAAGTATGATATCGTTCCTCGGATGATGCTTGCTCCCCTTTCATCGTTTCAAGAATGGCTTCAAGCAATCTTTGCCTTCATCAATCCAAAATCCCCGTATTATCAGCACGAGGCAAATGTAAGATCGAGTGATGCATCGAAAAATTTCTTTATGACTGTAATGAGGAGTGCATCCTCTGTTGCAAGCTATGTTGCATGTAATCTGAAGGGATGTACAAACTTGTTGTTAGAAGCTGTTTCTAACATTGTTCAACTCAGCCCTTATAGGCCTTTTGGAACTTACATCTTCTGCACTGGAAATGGGAAACTGGTGGTCATTGAGAATCCAGATGCTGTTCTGCAGTTACTATTCTATTGTGCTCAAATGAGTTCCGAAACAGAAGGTGAAGTAGTTGTTGCCAGAAGCTTAAACGAACATTTGTTATATAGAAACGAAATGCAGGAGAGCTTAGAGATGCAAGATGTGGTTCATCTCAAGAATCTTACTGATATTCCCTTGTCTTCAATTGCCATTGCATTAGCTAGTGATGAAGTGGTAACTATGAATTCAGCCCTGAATGACTTAGGCCTG AGTACAAGAGCAAGGTTGTGTCTTCGTGCAGCAGGAGAATGGGAGAAGCAGAAAAGGAAGAACGAGGAAAAGATTGATGGTAAAAAGAAAAGCACCAAGGAACTATTAAGCAAGATACAGGAGTACCAGACCAAGTGTGATATTCAGAAAGTCGGGTATTATGATGCGTTCAAGCTTCAAGAAACCATAGATGACTTCAATGCTAATGTGAAAAGGCTCGAGCTAGCAGGAATATGGGACGAAATCATTGAAATGTTGAAAAGGTATGAGCTCCCAGATAGTTTTGAGGGACGAAAGGAATGGATACAACTAGGGACACAGTTCCgcgggcaagttgagcccttggatATTGCAAACTATTACAGGCACTTGAAGAATGAAGATACAGGACCTTACATGATCAGGGCTAGGCCGAAGCGTTACAGGTTCACACAACGATGGCTGGAGCATGCTGAGAGGGTGCAAACAGGTGAACGCTCCGAGTCTTGTTTTTGGGCAGAAGTGGAGGAACTAAGAAACAAGCCATTTATGGAAGTGCAAAACAGGATTTTGAGTTTAGAAACAAACGCACGGGGTTGGTTCCAGAGTGGCCTTCTGGGCAATGATGTATTCTTCCCTGAGTCTACCTTTACCAAATGGTGGAAAACACTCCCTACTCAGCACAGACTGACATCTTGGATATCTGGGCAAATAAATTCTTAG
- the LOC138894227 gene encoding uncharacterized protein produces the protein MIWGSKEDEVLVGIRNLFLDDEDMDCSAIVEEDEEEEGLIIQTVEKGAILKNWIAAPSRARRVPGEVENFENKPKSKLDETETVNLGDSETVKETRESIHLSPSEKEEYIRFLKEYEDIFAWSYYDMTGLSTSIVAHKLPINSMCLPVKQKLRKFKPDMSLKIKEEVTKQIKAKKDTATSWTEECQKAFDKIKEYLSKPPVLVLPEPGRPLLLYLSVLDGAFGCVLGQHDETGRKEHAIYYLSNKFTPYEARYSLLERTCCALTWIAQELRHYFCAYTTYIISRMDLLKYIFQKPMPTGKLAKWQILLSEFDIIYVTQKAVKGQALADHLADNSVGGEYEPLKTYFPDEEVSFVGEDITETYDGWRMFFDGDANFKGVGIRAVLVSERGQHYLVFAKLMFPCTNNMEEYEAFILGLKLAIDMNVQELLVIGDSDLLVHQVLREWDTKNTKMLSYLYYVQELMKRFTKIEFKHIPRIQNEFADALATLSSMIQHPNKNSIDPIPVGIHNQPAYCAHVEEEVYGNPWFHDIKEYLEKR, from the exons atgatatgGGGGTCCAAAGAAGATGAAGTTTTGGTTGGCATAAGGAATTTATTTCTGGATGATGaggacatggattgcagtgcgatagttgaggaggatgaggaggaggaaggccttattattcagaccgtggagaagggagctattctcaagaactggattGCTGCACCATcgagggcccgtcgagttcctgg agaagtggaaaactttgaaaacaagcctaagtccaaattggatgagactgaaaccgttaatttgggagactctgAAACAGTCAAGGAGACTCGTgaaagcattcacctatcaccgtcagagaaggaagaatacatccgattcttgaaggagtatgaggatatttttgcatggtcctattatgatatgactggtttgagcacgtccatagtggctcataaactacctatcAACTCTATGTGTCTGcctgtaaagcagaagctcagaaaattcaaaccagatatgagtttgaaaataaaggaggaagtcaccaagcagatcaaagccaag aaagacactgcaacaagttggactgaagagtgccaaaaagcctttgacaagatcaaggaatatttatctaAACCACCCGTTCTGGTCCTACcggaacctgggagacctctgctactctatttatctgtactggatggggctttcggctgtgtcttaggacaacacgacgagacgggaagaaaggaacatgccatatactatctaaGTAATAAGTTTACACCCTACGAAGCGCGATATTCTTTGCTGGAGCGCACCTGctgcgctttgacatggatagctcaggagttgaggcactacttctgtgcctacaccacatatatcatatcaaggatggatctgctaaaatacatcttccagaaacccatgccaaCGGGAAAgttggcaaaatggcagatactactgagtgagttcgacatcatctatgtaacacAGAAGGCGGTCAAGGGGCAAGCGTTGGCAGATCATCTGGCAGACAATTCTGTgggtggagaatacgaaccactgaaaacgtattttcccgatgaagaggtatcatttgtaggagaagatatcaccgaaacctatgacggttggagaatgttcttcgatggagatgcaaatttcaaaggagtaggtattaGAGCAGTTTTAGTGTCAGAAAGAGGTCAACACTATCTAGTATTCGCAAAGCTCATgtttccatgtaccaacaatatggaaGAATATGAGGCTTTCATATTGGGActcaagttggccattgacatgaacgttcaggaattgCTAGTAATTGGTGACtcagaccttttggtacatcaggttctaAGAGAATGGgatacaaagaataccaaaatgCTATCGTATTTGTACTATGTACAAGAATTAatgaagagattcacaaagatagagttcaaacatattcctagaatccagaatgagttcgcagatgcattggccactctatcttccatgatacaacacccaaacAAGAATTCCATCGACCCTATCCCGGtagggattcataatcagccagcttattgtgctcatgttgaagaagaagtttatggaaatccatggttccatgatatcaaagaatatttggaaAAAAGATAA
- the LOC138894228 gene encoding uncharacterized protein produces the protein MNGAVEATNKNIKKILRKMVDNHKQWHEKLPFSLLGYRTTVRTSIGETPYLLVYGTEAVILAEVEIPSLRIIQEAELSDTEWIRSRYEQLTRIDGNIMNAVCHSQLYQNRMSRAFNKRVRPREFTPGQLVLKRIFLHQDEAKGKFSPNWQGPYMVHRVLTVGALKLAEMDREIWPKPINSDAVRRYYV, from the coding sequence atgaatggagctgtggaagccaccaataagaacatcaagaaaatattaaggaagatggtagataatcacaaacaatggcacgagaagttaccattttccctacttggatatcgtaccacggttcgcacatcaatTGGGGAAACTCCTTATTTGTTGGTCTATGGCACTGAAGCCGTCATTCTCGCCGAagttgaaattccttctttaagaatcatacaagaggctgaactcagtgataCAGAATGGATACGAAGTCGTTATGAACAACTGACTCGCATTGACGGAAACATAATGAACGCAGTATGTCACAGTCAACTTTACCAGAACaggatgtccagagctttcaacaaaagggtcaggccTAGAGAATTCACGCCagggcagttggtgctaaagcggatcttcctgcatcaagatgaagccaaagggaaattttcacccaattggcaagggccctacatggttcacagagtactaacagtaGGAGCACTCAAACTTGCAGAAATGGAcagagaaatttggccaaaacctatcaattcagacgcagtcaggagatactatgtttag